From the Telopea speciosissima isolate NSW1024214 ecotype Mountain lineage chromosome 9, Tspe_v1, whole genome shotgun sequence genome, the window TCTCAACTGATCATACATCACAAAAAGGTTTATTAggttattcttcttcttctcacacCAGTGTCCAAGTGTCCAGGACTGCTGTGTGCTGTTTAAGACACATTTATCTGCCTGCCCCATGTCTCAGGGTGAAATGAATTGGTTGGGTAACACAGCTTAAGATGGATTTCCAAAGAAGTTGAAAGAACTAGGTACCATTAATAACTATTGGActaaataatggaaaaaaaatccaaataccaACCCACCTCCATAACCCCCCCTCcctaaaagaaaataaggatGAAGATTTTAAGGTGAATTTGCAGTCAACTCTTTCTTGCTTGTGCTGGTGTTTTGCTGGAAATACCCAAGTCAAATAGTTCAAATTCCCAAGCATGCCATAAGTAACTTATGTCCAGAGTACCAATGGTAATAACAATGCAACTGAGTTTGCTGATACAATCTTCACCTGGCATCCCATCAAAACAATCTCTacatgttcaaaaaaaaaaacttcatgtcctttccttttttgatgaataaaattCACATATTTAAACTTCTTAATTTTACACATACAGATCATCCCTTATTCTCTCgccaaagaaggaaaaaaaagggggaggggggaagataCAGAAGTCAATTACAGGCAAAGCATGTCTAATTTAGCCTTACCAAAGGCACAACAGGGTGCAATAATCTCATCTGGGGGTGTGTTTCAGAAACAAAATTGTCATATATTCTGTGCTTCATGCTGATGTAAGCACTGCAAAGGTGTAAAATGGATGTTGCACGATCAGTTTACTTTGTTCAGCAGTTTTTCCCATATACATTTCACAATTAACTCTCCTGTTTCCATTTGCCAATGGAGGTAGAAGGGAGCCTCCCTTCTGCTCCCAATATCAGAACTTTAGCATAGCCTCGATCCTGGAATGAACTCCATCTTATGTTGTTTCTAAATTTACAGAAAAAAGAGAGGTTCCAATCTCAACTGTCCATATCTTGGCAATTACCATCATATGAGCCAGAGTGATCCTCAGGATTATGGTGGGAAGCCATTTCATTGATGCAGTTTGAAAAAGTTCCATCATCCTCATCACATTCAGAAGCTGAACTGGAATCCATATCCTTGCCTAGACTCTCAAGTTGCACACATTCTGCGACTGGACTCTCAGGTGAATTGTGGTGACTATCAGAATCGTGACACCTATGGGACCTCAGGTCTTCCTTCTTCACAACATTGAACACAATTCCATTGTGGATTCTTTCAGGTTGCAACAGGTCCCCTTCAGTCACAGTGATACTGGATGTGGTAGCCAGAACTCTATTACTTCCATCCTGCTGATCAAACTCCATGTTCTCTGAGCTTCTGTCTGCTACTGCTAAGCTGGAGCTATGATTATAGGGATCCATTTTTGCCATATGAATTACATAAGAGTTAGATTGAACACCTTTCAATTCATCTTCTCTTGTCCGGGACTTGTTTAGTTCGGCATCAATatccaaatttttgaaaaattcaatGAACTCATTCGCTGACATTGTCCTCATCAAAGGCCCACCAGATCTTGTCCAAGAATTAAGGTCCACACTCTCTGACTCATTATCACTTCCCTCATGCATGTTACGGTGGAGATGGAAGTTCCGGCCTGAATATGCTCCTGAGTGTCCACCACCATCTGAAACGATTTCTTCTTCAAGGGACCCTGTTGAGTTTTCTCGTGCGATGCTGTTCCATGAGGGGATCCTCCTGGAAGCATGGAACCTATTTGTGCTGCCTAATCCATATGAAGCTGCTGCCCTGTCGGCACTCTTTTTGAGCCTACGCATGTGATTGAGAACTGCAACACACTCATCTAGTGCAAGCTCAATGCCATAGTTGGCCTTTATGGCCGAGAGCTTTTCCCAGGTGCACCTCCTGCCCTGGTTAGCAGCCTTTTGAAGCTCCACATGAGATGGATTCTGTATAATTTTTGAATACTGGCATAGAAAACACAAATAGAAAGAACAGAGTAACATATTACAGTCTGAAGAAAAGAATATACAACCAAAAgtagtgaaaattttcaattttcttcaaTTCTACCTGAGCAAGAGTAGCAGGCATAACTACAGTCACATCCCCCTCCCAATCCTGAGCAAACAGCTTAGCAACTCCTCCCAATGGAAAACCGAGTTCCAGTATCTGGCTGAATCTGTGCTTCACTTCCATTTCGGCAAGGTGAGCAAGCTGCATAGGGTTGAACATTAGGATCATCAACTTCCCAGAAGATCAAACGCCCATTTGCAAAAGTTTACAGGAAAAGATGCAGCTCAACTGACAGCATACTCTCCAGTGTAGTTAAGGAGTAAGAAAAGCCTAAGCAAAGTTCAGACATCTAACACATCTATAGGTATAGCTACAAATTCTACATATAAGAGATAAAGAACATCTTCCACTTCATGCAGCTGCCATAATTTTGGAAACTGGCACAGAGGTTAAAATGTTAGACCTGAGCATTAATTGGTTTATTTCCAGTAATGTACTAATTGAATAATCTGAGGcttcaaacaaggatccaaatGGTGAAAAGAAGTAATAATAGTCCAAAAAGTAAATACCAATTAGATGACCTGCCACCAATCCAATAGGAAGCTTAACATTTGGATTGATGAACATGTGCCCCAGGTTATGCAAACAAAATGCATCAAAGATTTCTCAATGCATCACTCATGTAGAACCATCTGATAGTCCACAAAACAAGAAAGTGTTCATGGATCAATTGATCAAGGTATTCACCCTCCCACATGGGGAATCCATATATTTTTCATAACAAgaacaccaacaaaaaaaaagagcagtGCAGAGTGCAGACAGCTTTTTCATTGCAAATGAGTAACATAAATCAGAATATAAactgaatttaaaaaaagaaaaagaaaaaggttaaCTAACACTAAAAAAAGATCATGAAATATCAAAACCAGACCATACCTTGGCAGCAAAGTTGCCCCCATAAACTCTCACAAGCTCTTTTAGCCTCAAAAAGGGTGCAATATGAGGATTTGCCTGGCTTACAATAAAATGATTGACATTAAACAGCTCCTTCAGTTGCATCATGGGTAAATCGATCTCCAAGCTACCATCTCTCCATCTACGTACTGGTGCACCTTGACCTTCTTTAGGACCCAAATTAAATGGTGGGTGATATGGAACAATCTCACCACTTCTATCCTTTGCCATCAGTTCCTGTGCCTCAAAAAGGCCAGGAAAAGCACAAGAAGCAGTCACGGCACTCCATATAACAACATGAGGCGATGTCAAGTAGTTAAGGCATCTTGGAGGCTCATGCTTCCTTGGCGAGCAAACCGTGATCCCAAGAATCCGGCCAGTCATGTCATATGCTTCTTGAAATGTTAGATTACTAGTGAGGTGTCTCAGCAACATCTGCAACTGCCTTATGTCATGAACGGCACCTTGTGTCATAACCCTCTTGAAAACAGTTAAAATCCCACCCATCTGATCAAAGAACTTTAATGAGTGCCAAGAATCTTCGAAGAAATTTTGAAGCTCAGGCCAGGACATAGTGGCAACAACAGAACACATGATTGATCCCACACTAGAACCTGCAATTATTCGGGGCAAAAGTTTATGCTCAACAAGAGTCTTCACCACACCGATATGAAATGCTCCCAGGGATGCGCCACCACTCAAGAGCAACGCTGTCCTCCCAAAGGCATGCCTTGTTTCATGCATAAATGCAAGTTTCTCTTCCAAGAGCAGCTCCTCAGAGTCAGAGTGGCATACCATTCTCAGCTGAGTGGAGACCTCATCAATGTACTCCTTTATGAGCCTGGGAACATGAAGGCGACCCTTGTGAAGTTCTGGATTGCACATATTACCTAGATTTCTGACTAGATCAGCACGCATCCAGAATATTATATCTTTGAGAGAACCCTCCTGGCGACGGTGCTGTAGCTCCTGGAGCTTATTTCTAACCAGTTCCTCATCATAGAGATCTGATTCATTCATTTTTGGTGTTTCCTTATCAAGCATCTTAGATGCATGTGCCCATTCCTCGTATGTTAGAGCAGTTCTCATCATATTCCTCCAGAATTTCCTTCGGTTAGCCAATTCAGCCTTCAGTTTAACATTTGTGTATCTATTGAGCAAAAAAGCTATGAGTGTCACCATTACCAATATCCCTTGAGGATTTTTGGGATGTAACCAGGAGATCAGTGGTATGATACAGCCCTTAAATTGCCGAAGATAATTCCTTATAACACCAAAGATCTGCTGCATGAACTGCAACATCGACTTACAGAACAAAATTCTAAAAGCAATGGTCCGGCCAATGATTGTAGACGGTCCAATTGAAAATGGAACAATGCTGGCATCATTACTGATATCCATTTCTcagggagaaaaaaaatgaggtCAATATGACTTTTCTGCCTAAAACGCAACTGTCTCAAATATCTGAAGAACTCAGCCTGTTAATTCGGTGGGTAAGTGAGAGTTTATACCAGAAACCTGGGTCCAAAAGAAGTTTTCACTTGTTAGGCTTTAAGAACAGTTCACCAAACAGCTCTTCTATTCAGGAAAGGGATCCATAGAAAAAAAGAGCCTTTATCCCAATTCTGATACATTGGTATTAAGCACAGAATGAAACTCATTATATAAAAAACCTCAATATGCAGAATCACTTGGGGAATATGTTGAGTAAAGTACATTAGCCACAATCCTTGGAAATAAAACTGTTATTTTGAGCAATCCTTTTCAAAGTCGGAAATTGGGGAATGAAGGGCGTCTCTAaatcttgaagaaaaaaatgaacaaaattgACTAAGAAAAAATCCAACAACTACGGCTACGGTACATATATAACAATGTCTTGGTAAATACGGATGAGAAACAAATTCAAATACCCAAATTGCGAATTAGGTCGCAGGAGAAAcccagaaataaaaaaaaagaaatgatcaaaataaaGGTAGAAACAGAAAATAGTAGAATTCAGGGGATGCTATCGCAAAACAGATTAACAGACTCGAAATTTAACATAAAGAAAAAACGTAATAAGAGATGAGCTGGGATCAAACCTGGTGACGCCTGGCCGAATTCGTAGAAAGAGATGAGGACATGGAGAAGGCTCTTCTGCTACAGGAGAAGACctcaaataaatatattatgAAAGTCTGGAAGAACAGATCGCATTTGAAATAAATACGAATTTATATTGTTTTCTCctattatataaataagaaCCAAGGACGTTGTTGCCAACGATCCAGAGGGGTAGCAGAGCCGTTGCTCGCAGAGAGAAAGTCGCTTCTCATCTTCTTAATTCGAAAttgttgagagaaaaaaaaatccatttttagaACTCAAAGAGGAAAAATCGTTTCCTTCACCTCTAGGGATTGGGATTCCAGTTCCAACGAGAGAGTTTGAATTTCAGTTATAACGTGGTTCGAACAGTCTATAGTCAGTGAGGAAAAGTTGACGGTAGGTCCCACTTTCGTCGTTGGATCCGAATCTGATGGGTATCATTTAATCGATATCACCATCCTACGTTGATCTGGTTATATTCCTTCATAAGGTATATCCGACGGTTTAGATTTAAAATGTAATTCCTATCGTGATACTATGGCGGCGCAGTCTTGGATTGGGATCGGAAAGGACCGAATTTACGGATCAAATCGAAaggataagagataaggaccattTGGTTCTTAGGTGGCACATGGTCATATACACCGCTGATTTGCGGAGTATCTGTGGACCATCACGTTGACTGTTTGGGATTCCAAACCACGGAAAGCGAATGGAAACCGATAATGGAAAAGTCAACGTAGCAACATGCAACAAAATCCGTGATAAATTGATCCAATTCGTCCACCTTACGACCTAATAtagaaccaaaaaaattaaagggtgTCGGGGACCCGTTAGGATTGGGCGTGTGCGGTACGCTACCCTTATACCTAGACATAGGGGCAGGTGAAGTGATCATTGTGTCTTCAATAAATTCCTCCTTTCCATAGGGGTGTGACGATCATTTCAACCATTCCTGTGTATGGGCGCAGGGGTAGCATAGCGCACCACACACACCTAGATAaagttctttctcccaaaaataaatattaaaattttggaatctCCCATGGTAACTATTTGTAACTATTTCAACTTGCAGCATTAACAACTATATGTTGGTCCATGTGGTCTACATTCACAACTATATATAAGCCAAGTGGTAAAGAACTTAACCCAAAACAAATAAGGTAAGAAATATCATAAAACAAGGACCGGGTTTTCCTTTAGTCATGGTGAATGGGAATTCATTCGCCATGGGTTGAGGATGAGCGTGAGAGAATATCGGGAGGGTACTTTGGAAATTATACTAAAATAATATAAAGctttgtgaaccctagaatgggTTGGTCAACCTTCCCTGTGAGGTGagggaaaactttctccaaacaataaaacatCATTGATTTCATTACAATGATTCAACATTTTTAGAggaaaagttttcctccacGTGTGATGTTCAACCACCATCTAGGGTTCACATACCTATAAGGTTTTAGTATtatccccaaaataccctctcaatACCTTCGTAATGAATGAATTccaccatgggtggaggaaaacttgatccttttataattatttgaaaatttaaagTTATTTTTAACCATGTTTGGTAACTTTTTTTCTAATTTCGATATATGAAATGGGTCAATGTAGGGCGTAGGGGTGCAAATGCGACATTATACACTTTAAAGCCGACATTGGACCAACCAATTAGTAAATGCCGTGTTGGGCCTAACCAATTACAAATCCAATTCAgctctgctacccacatggggacagatctgaaccctccacgGGGTGTGGGACCCGCCTCTAGGGTGTGGGATCCACgtcccatggaggggtcagatctgtccccacccgtccccatgtgggtagttgaTCCGGATTCTTTCTAATCGGTTGATAATGGTATTTATTTGTAGCTTGATTGAGATCTGTGATACTGTCAATCGACCGGTTTACAGCCCGATTAGCCGGTTTAAACCAATTTAGCATTGTTATAGCCCAATTGTAACCGGATTAGTCagttaatttatttaaattggTGGAGACTGATTAAACATGAACGAAACCAACCGGACAGTGGTCTATGGTTTAAGTGGGTATCTCTGCTTCTTGGTATACAACTTACATGAGAGCTAGGGTTCTACATCTAATGGATGAAAGAGTATACCTCAGAAACTGATACTAATACCTGACCACTACCAATATAAATACAAAGGATATGGAATCGATCGGTATCTTTGAGGTCAAAACTGTCCAATATGGACCGAGTATCGCTCCAATctcgatacctaaaaccattgTGGATTGAGTCTTTGAAATAAcgattaaattttatttatcgTAGTAAAACATTACTCTTAAATACTAATACCTCACaaaaaactataaaataaaatagaaaaaaaaataaatttctcttttcatcacCAAAAATTTATAAAACTCTACACTTTTATTCTAAATCTTCTGAACCAAGATATGAGTAATGCATCCGCTTCTTGTTGTATTTCACAACCATAGCCATGGATGATGCTTGTCATTGGGGAGGATTGCGGATGAAGTTatgtttaaatatgtttatttgtCATCCGGTTCCTTCTACATAGGTCATCTAACAACACTGAAGGTtaggaaaaattaaataaagaaggaaCTTGTATTCTGCTTTGAACGCGTATTCGCTATTTCAAAGGAGATATTTGTCCCCACACGACAAAAAATCACCTTCAAGactcaacaaagcaataaaagagagacaaagaatatcttttttttttggttaaaacaaAGAATATCTTTGAGAGACCTGAttgcaaaagagagagataattcGTTTGAACACTGCActtctattttatagaagtAAAGCACCTCTTCTGAACAGATATATCTGTCCACTTTGTATTTAAAGTGTTAGATCGATTATCACACGGTCTAACGGTCCAGATTAAACAGAGATGAAGCTGTTCACAACTATCATTTCATATCAAATGTGACTGTAGGATCTTCTATTCCGACGGATCTGATCACAACCCACTGCCCACGCCCGCGCGGTGCGCGTGCGTGCTTGGACGGCTACGCCGTCTCCGCATATACACCGTAGAATGTCTCCCTTATCTGGATTAActtaagagataaagaaggtaatataatacataccatttataactcttgtaatttttcgatgtgggattaaaacACTTTACTAAAATAACACAGTATTTATTTAATCCTTCAtcttattacaatctatctaacatTGAATGCAAAGTTAATTAAACGTAAAACGTATATCTTTCTTCCAATTGATCGTTTCGCATGCAAGATGTTGTCTGCTTTATCATACAACATTTGATTCCAAGCCTCGAACCTGCACCCATCAACTGTCATAACTGTCCACTCCAATATGTTAAGGGAGCAAATAGAAGAATATTGATAAAGGTTTGCTCGGAATTATTCACCCAAAACATAAGTTGCCAGAGAGCTAGAAGGGTAGTTAACAAATCTGCATGGATAATTAAGTGATTTAATCTCTTGAGAATCAATCTGTTGTGTTTACAATGCATTGGAAAAGTACTTGATTGTCCAAGAATAGTTTCTTTGAGGGAGACCAAACTTCATGGTAACTGGTAATCCAAGCAAGATGAAACGGAAAAAGCAtagaaaaaatatttatgttttaattgactTTTTTGATATTCTTCGACATCATATATACCATTTATACTCACTTTTTAATAATCCTCTCATGATAAACATGTGGTGGACTAACCAATAACTTTTATGATTCTACCAAGTCAAGATAGGAGATCCAAAAGCTTACCAGGTTAGAGAATCCATGATCAAAGCTTAATGTTCCACTGCACAAAACATTTCAAATTAGGTAACTCAAATCTTAGAGAGTTTCATTAATAAATACATGCATCCACTAGCTTAGCTACCAGGTTTTTCCATAAGTTACTACTTAGAAGAgtaaaaacttgattttctcatcATGCCTGCAAATTTTTTATCCTACAAAGTGATCCAAGTTACAATTATGGatcaatttctatttttctatcaaattttttttattatttttattattcgagaatgcgaaatcaacttagaataTTTTAATCCAacaatgcataccaaatgcagtcttagtttctcttcttctttagaCTAGACTATCATGATTATTGTAGATGACATTTGTTCTctgtttcctttattttctgtAGTCGTTATTCCCCTATGTTTTTTCTTATACTTCTAATAGGGAAATCCCTGTTTTTTAAATAAAGGGACCCATAAATCCAACCCTTACCTCCTTTCCTTGTAAAAACTTTGATGTTTTTGGTTGGTGGTTTTCCTCCTGTTTCGATTATTGTGTTGTAAAGCCCAATGATCTATAACAAAGGCTATGCCAATGAAATATACCTATACTTCtatagataaataaaaaaaataaaaaatagaggcAAGTGCTAAAGTTTTGGTGAAACTATAGCCAACTTTAATACCCACATAGACAAAGtgtacattttggtttaattgtGACATAAACTTCCTTGCAAACACTGGCATGACCCCATTTCAAATCAAGATTCTAATTACACTCCAGTGTTGATGCCGcacagtttttttgttttttagggtGAGAAGAAGAGGTCACTAAAGAAAACTATTTAGTAACAAATGCATCCTTCAATCAAGGGGAAACAATACATCCAAACAAATAGTGCGAGTGGAGGAAAAAATATGATACGTACTACACAATTATGATTCTGTAGATATCACAAGATATGCAATTGACAATTTTTATAGGGAATGGTATGACACCAAAAAGATACAAAGAACTTACAAATTTGATTTACTCCAAATGTCGCATTAGCAAtgaccaaaaagaaagaaaaaaaaaaaaaccatcactCTAACTCTTTAAAGTCTGGAAAAGCATTCGATACTTAAAAATTTATAATAACTTTTCCTTAAATAGATAGGCATAACAATGGGACTGATCATCATgcaaaaataattataaaagagAGAGCATAAATAATGTGAATAGCAGAGCATTAATACCTAGCATGTACTCAAACATGTAATTTGTATCATGAGGTCAACATTTTCATCATATTGATTTTAATGGTCCAAAATAAAAGTAACAATAGGTCCAATAGAATGGCTCAACAAATAGTTAAAGCTTGTGTGATGATATACTTaataaaatgagaaaaacaTTTCTTTTGATACCCACAACGTTTTAGAATACGGTTTCGGTGGTTGTATCAGTTTTAGCCGATACTGATATTAATTGGCCAATCAAATTGGATTGGACCATTTTATATCAAAAAATACTTATACTACTgatttttggaccattttaaCCTCATGATACATACCAAACCACCAAACCACCAATCCGTATTAGTATTGTATCGGTTATCGGTATAATATTGATACATGTCGATCtatacgatactgatacctaAATCCATGACTGCCCATTTTTAGAATGAATGTCGTTAATCTTATGTGGTTGGTCCCAAATGCCCTTCTCTAGTCCTGTCCTCAAAAGGAAGCGATTTAACAACAAAATCCATCGATGAATTGATAATAGACTATAATAAAGAGCCACCAAACCTTTCGGAAACAGGTGAATTACAGATCAAAACGAGAGAAGAATCAATCATTTCTTACAGAAGCAACAAATTAGGATATTATCTTTTCCTGTAATTAATCTTTAAAGGGTTTAAATACTCTAATTTGTAATTTCAGGGTGGGTTTGGGCCGACAGCGGTAAATTTGCACCCTACTAAACATGGTTTTAATAATCGGTATCGGAATAATCGTCTCGACCAATTTGTATTGCTAATGGCCGATatcattttttatcattttttaaaaccctagtatTACGTGTAGAATATTAGTCAATGAATCCGAATACTTGAGAGAATtctacccaaacaaaaaaaaaaatgttatttaaAGAGAACAATATATTTTGACACGACAAACGAAACTATGGTACCACGTACATACGGATTCCTAaaaaccctaagatcgattGCACTAGAAACCACTAAATGTCCATCATATACCATGCatgacatttttattttttattttggtaaaaaaaaactcatttattAGCGCGAGAAAGACACAAGGTGTCCAAATTACAAATATCAGACAACCTTGAGGTGGTTTCCGGCCAAACTGTCTTAATCGCACAAGACAATGCATACTTGGCTAGAGAGTCAGCCACGTTGTTAATCTCCTTGAGAATGTAGAGAAAGTTACAGGAGATAAAATAAGAAGAGAGGTGAATAATGTCCGGTATAGTACTAGATTCTTCAATAGGATGAGAAAGCTTTGAATTGACCAGCAGGTTGGAGAGCTCCAAATTGTCCATTTCAACCTCCAAGTGGAGCATGCCTTCAGAGATTGCTTGAAGGAGACCTTCCCTAACTGCTGTAGCTTCACCTTGGAGGACTCTGGTGAAGTTGAGAAATAATTCCTCTATAATTTCGAATGACGAATCCtattcttcccttccctttctgAAGAGTGGCATCAGAATTAAGCTTGGAGAAATTTTCTTTGGGATGAGACCAAGAGAGTGGAGGGGCATGAGGTCTGGGAGGAAGGATGTTGCCAGCAGGTTTTTGAATCTTCGAGTAGGAACAAAACTCATCGAAGTCGTGTTCAGCCTTGTGAAAAACTTCCTCAGGAGTCCAAGCTTTCCCCCCAAATATTAGCTCATTGCGAGCTAACCATAAGTTCCAGCATATGAAGGACGATAGACCTGAAGCTTCTTGCTTGTGTTGCTTTGACATTCTTCCATTTGAGTCCCAATGTAATATGAGCTGAGAAAGCCTACGGTTGACATCGAGGGATATGAATGACAATCTAGATCCAAACCAAACTGCCCTAGCAAAACTACAATCAAGCAATATATGGTCCACAGTTTCATTGCAACAGCCACACCGGGGGCACCTTGGATCTATAGGGATTCGTCTGTGACTAAGGGCATTGGAAGTTGGAAGTACGTCCACCTGCACAAGCTTTCCACAAGAAATTCCTCACATTGCCATGTGGCTGATATAGCTACTCAGGCTGTTTGAGGAGGGTACACCGATCACATCACATTGCCATGTGGCAAGTTTTAAGAAAGAGATCTATGGGCCATGATCCTGATCAAATGGCAAGGTGTCAAGGTCATTTCACTCTTGAAATTTTACTCTCTCCATTTCAAGATTTAGTGAGTATTAGAAAGCGTGTATCCAAGCATAAATGTGAATTCTACTCCGTCT encodes:
- the LOC122639333 gene encoding triacylglycerol lipase SDP1-like, yielding MDISNDASIVPFSIGPSTIIGRTIAFRILFCKSMLQFMQQIFGVIRNYLRQFKGCIIPLISWLHPKNPQGILVMVTLIAFLLNRYTNVKLKAELANRRKFWRNMMRTALTYEEWAHASKMLDKETPKMNESDLYDEELVRNKLQELQHRRQEGSLKDIIFWMRADLVRNLGNMCNPELHKGRLHVPRLIKEYIDEVSTQLRMVCHSDSEELLLEEKLAFMHETRHAFGRTALLLSGGASLGAFHIGVVKTLVEHKLLPRIIAGSSVGSIMCSVVATMSWPELQNFFEDSWHSLKFFDQMGGILTVFKRVMTQGAVHDIRQLQMLLRHLTSNLTFQEAYDMTGRILGITVCSPRKHEPPRCLNYLTSPHVVIWSAVTASCAFPGLFEAQELMAKDRSGEIVPYHPPFNLGPKEGQGAPVRRWRDGSLEIDLPMMQLKELFNVNHFIVSQANPHIAPFLRLKELVRVYGGNFAAKLAHLAEMEVKHRFSQILELGFPLGGVAKLFAQDWEGDVTVVMPATLAQYSKIIQNPSHVELQKAANQGRRCTWEKLSAIKANYGIELALDECVAVLNHMRRLKKSADRAAASYGLGSTNRFHASRRIPSWNSIARENSTGSLEEEIVSDGGGHSGAYSGRNFHLHRNMHEGSDNESESVDLNSWTRSGGPLMRTMSANEFIEFFKNLDIDAELNKSRTREDELKGVQSNSYVIHMAKMDPYNHSSSLAVADRSSENMEFDQQDGSNRVLATTSSITVTEGDLLQPERIHNGIVFNVVKKEDLRSHRCHDSDSHHNSPESPVAECVQLESLGKDMDSSSASECDEDDGTFSNCINEMASHHNPEDHSGSYDGNCQDMDS